In Streptomyces dangxiongensis, one DNA window encodes the following:
- a CDS encoding VOC family protein codes for MDVKLAQCFIAVDDHDKAIAFYRDVLGLNIRNDVGFEGMRWVTLGSPLQPDVEIVLEPPDASPDASPADKQALNELLAKGLLRGVIFTTPDCDALYERVRASGGDVLQEPTDQAYGVRDCAFRDPAGNQLRFIERPTR; via the coding sequence ATGGACGTGAAACTCGCGCAGTGCTTCATCGCCGTCGACGACCACGACAAGGCCATCGCCTTCTACCGTGACGTGCTCGGCCTAAATATCCGCAACGACGTGGGCTTCGAGGGGATGCGCTGGGTGACCCTGGGTTCCCCGCTCCAGCCTGATGTGGAGATCGTCCTGGAGCCGCCGGACGCGAGCCCCGACGCCTCCCCCGCCGACAAGCAGGCGCTGAACGAACTCCTCGCCAAGGGACTGCTGCGCGGGGTCATCTTCACCACCCCCGACTGCGACGCGCTGTACGAGCGGGTACGGGCGTCCGGCGGTGACGTCCTCCAGGAGCCGACGGACCAGGCGTACGGGGTCCGCGACTGCGCGTTCCGCGACCCGGCCGGCAACCAGCTCCGCTTCATCGAGCGCCCGACGCGCTGA
- a CDS encoding DUF952 domain-containing protein — protein MPKLPYILHVTERSLWEAARESGTYEMSTRGRTLQEEGFIHFSTRAQLPRIAGFLYGDHDGPDDLVVLVVDPALVGAPVRYEAAEPGGEEFPHVYGPLPVAAVVDVEPWG, from the coding sequence ATGCCGAAACTTCCGTACATCCTGCACGTGACCGAGCGCTCCCTGTGGGAAGCGGCGCGCGAGAGCGGCACCTACGAGATGTCGACCCGCGGCCGCACCCTCCAGGAGGAGGGCTTCATCCACTTCTCCACCCGCGCCCAGCTCCCGCGCATCGCCGGTTTCCTCTACGGCGACCACGACGGCCCGGACGACCTGGTCGTCCTGGTCGTGGACCCCGCCCTGGTCGGGGCGCCCGTGCGGTACGAGGCCGCCGAACCGGGCGGGGAGGAGTTCCCGCACGTGTACGGGCCGCTGCCGGTCGCGGCCGTGGTGGACGTCGAGCCCTGGGGGTGA
- a CDS encoding family 2 encapsulin nanocompartment cargo protein polyprenyl transferase: MAEFMTETEQRAPGVPRPGTPGEPRERTGEAAAGPSDGHEATALLERTRALVDPELRAALESLPGSMRRIALYHFGWQQADGTPAAGNAGKAMRPALVLAAAAALGGPAARAAAVRAAVAVELVHNFTLLHDDVMDRDASRRHRPTAWAVFGDADAILAGDALQALALRLLAEDPHPAAVPAMARLAGCVVELCAGQHTDTALERRAPDAVTLDEVLVMAEAKTGALLGCACALGALYAGAGEDEVGALDGFGRQAGLAFQLIDDVIGIWGDPERTGKPAGADLAARKKSLPVVAALTSGTPAGAELAALYAKPYVEAEAEAGEIARTALAVERAGGRDWAQAEAADRMARAMQELARAVPVPEAAGGLLALAEFVTRRNS, from the coding sequence ATGGCCGAGTTCATGACGGAGACCGAACAGCGTGCCCCCGGTGTGCCGCGTCCCGGCACACCGGGGGAGCCGCGGGAGCGGACCGGCGAAGCCGCCGCCGGTCCGTCCGACGGGCACGAGGCGACGGCGCTGCTGGAGCGTACCCGCGCGCTCGTCGACCCGGAGCTGCGCGCGGCCCTCGAGTCGCTGCCCGGCTCCATGCGCCGCATCGCGCTCTACCACTTCGGCTGGCAACAGGCGGACGGCACACCGGCGGCGGGCAACGCGGGCAAGGCGATGCGGCCCGCACTCGTCCTCGCGGCTGCCGCCGCGCTCGGTGGACCGGCGGCCCGGGCGGCGGCCGTCCGCGCGGCGGTCGCGGTCGAACTGGTGCACAACTTCACGCTGTTGCACGACGACGTGATGGACCGGGACGCCTCCCGGCGGCACCGCCCCACCGCCTGGGCCGTGTTCGGCGACGCCGACGCGATCCTCGCCGGGGACGCGCTCCAGGCGCTGGCGCTACGGCTGCTCGCCGAGGACCCGCACCCGGCCGCCGTCCCGGCCATGGCCCGGCTCGCGGGCTGTGTCGTGGAGCTGTGCGCCGGCCAGCACACCGACACCGCGCTGGAGCGCCGCGCCCCGGACGCGGTCACCCTGGACGAGGTCCTCGTCATGGCCGAGGCCAAGACCGGTGCCCTGCTGGGCTGTGCCTGCGCGCTCGGCGCGCTGTACGCGGGCGCCGGTGAGGACGAGGTGGGCGCGTTGGACGGTTTCGGCCGCCAGGCCGGACTCGCGTTCCAGCTCATCGACGACGTCATCGGCATATGGGGAGACCCGGAGCGCACCGGCAAGCCGGCCGGCGCCGATCTCGCGGCCCGCAAGAAGTCGCTGCCGGTGGTGGCGGCGCTCACCTCCGGCACCCCCGCGGGGGCCGAACTCGCCGCGCTGTACGCGAAGCCGTACGTCGAGGCGGAGGCCGAGGCCGGGGAGATCGCGCGGACGGCGCTGGCGGTGGAGCGGGCCGGCGGCCGGGACTGGGCGCAGGCCGAGGCGGCCGACCGGATGGCCCGCGCGATGCAGGAACTGGCCCGCGCGGTTCCCGTCCCCGAGGCGGCGGGCGGGCTGCTGGCGCTCGCCGAGTTCGTCACCCGGCGGAACAGCTAG
- a CDS encoding family 2B encapsulin nanocompartment shell protein, whose amino-acid sequence MSVGEEVRTEQGRPQQSLGTAAARNLATTTKSVPQMQEISSRWVLRTLPWVDVQGGTYRVNRRLTYAVGDGRVTFVKTGDQVEVIPAELGELPVLRSFEDEEVLTELARRCRRRDFAAGEVIADFGNRAEEVYLLAHGRVSKVGTGPYGDDAVLGVLADGAYFGDQALIDPDAIWEYTARADTATTVLILSRQDFEQVAERSDTLREHLDQVRSLPRQRTNKYGEKEVELAAGHSGEPDIPHTFVDYEPRPREYELSIAQTVLRIHTRVADLYNQPMNQTEQQLRLTVEALRERQEHELINNPEFGLLSNCEYDQRIQPHDGGPTPDDMDELLSRRRSTKLFLAHPRAIAAFGRELNKRGLVPETIDIGGNRIPTWRGVPVYPCNKIPISEARTTSILAMRTGEADQGVIGLRQSGIPDEIEPSLSVRFMGINEQAVIKYLVTAYYSAAVLVPDALGVLENVEIGRWG is encoded by the coding sequence ATGTCGGTAGGCGAAGAGGTCCGCACGGAGCAGGGCAGGCCGCAGCAGTCCCTCGGGACAGCGGCAGCGCGGAACCTGGCCACCACCACCAAGTCCGTTCCGCAGATGCAGGAGATCAGCTCCCGTTGGGTGCTGCGCACGCTGCCCTGGGTGGACGTCCAAGGTGGTACGTACCGGGTGAACCGGCGGCTGACCTATGCCGTCGGCGACGGCCGCGTCACCTTCGTGAAAACCGGTGACCAGGTGGAGGTCATCCCGGCCGAACTGGGTGAGTTGCCGGTCCTGCGGTCCTTCGAGGACGAGGAGGTGCTCACCGAGCTGGCCCGGCGCTGCCGCCGGCGCGACTTCGCGGCGGGCGAGGTGATCGCCGACTTCGGGAACCGGGCGGAAGAGGTCTACCTGCTCGCCCACGGCAGGGTGTCGAAGGTCGGCACGGGTCCGTACGGTGACGACGCCGTCCTCGGTGTCCTCGCCGACGGCGCCTACTTCGGCGACCAGGCACTGATCGACCCGGACGCCATCTGGGAGTACACGGCCCGCGCGGACACCGCGACCACCGTGCTGATCCTCAGCCGCCAGGACTTCGAGCAGGTCGCCGAGCGCTCGGACACCCTGCGGGAACACCTTGACCAGGTCCGCTCGCTCCCGCGGCAGCGGACCAACAAGTACGGCGAGAAGGAGGTCGAGCTGGCGGCCGGACACTCCGGTGAGCCCGACATCCCGCACACCTTCGTCGACTACGAACCCAGGCCGCGCGAGTACGAGCTGAGCATCGCCCAGACAGTGCTGCGTATCCACACGCGCGTGGCCGACCTGTACAACCAGCCGATGAACCAGACCGAGCAGCAGTTGCGGCTCACGGTCGAGGCGCTCAGGGAGCGCCAGGAGCACGAGCTGATCAACAACCCGGAGTTCGGTCTGCTCAGCAACTGCGAGTACGACCAGCGGATCCAGCCGCACGACGGCGGCCCGACCCCGGACGACATGGACGAGCTGCTCAGCCGCCGCCGCAGCACCAAGCTGTTCCTCGCCCACCCGCGCGCCATCGCCGCGTTCGGGCGCGAGCTGAACAAGCGGGGCCTGGTCCCGGAGACCATCGACATCGGCGGCAACCGCATCCCCACCTGGCGCGGGGTGCCGGTCTACCCGTGCAACAAGATCCCGATCAGTGAGGCCCGTACGACTTCCATCCTCGCGATGCGGACGGGCGAGGCCGACCAGGGCGTCATCGGCCTGAGGCAGTCCGGCATCCCGGACGAGATCGAACCGAGCCTGTCCGTGCGGTTCATGGGCATCAACGAGCAGGCGGTCATCAAGTACCTGGTGACGGCGTACTACTCGGCCGCCGTCCTGGTGCCCGACGCGCTCGGTGTGCTGGAGAACGTCGAGATCGGCCGGTGGGGGTGA
- a CDS encoding N-acetylmuramoyl-L-alanine amidase gives MAPPMSASGFLDALRAEGVSVVEVGDWRHHNRNHKGPWGPVHGVMIHHTVTEGSAETVELCRDGYPALPGPLCHGVITKDGTVHLVGYGRANHAGLGDDEVLRAVIAERGLPPDNEANTDGNRHFYGFECENLGDGEDPWPQAQLDAIERAAAAVCRHHGWTERSVIGHLEWQPGKVDPRGFTMAWLRERVRERLKD, from the coding sequence ATGGCCCCACCCATGTCGGCGAGCGGATTCCTGGACGCGCTACGGGCCGAGGGCGTCAGCGTCGTCGAGGTCGGCGACTGGCGGCACCACAACCGCAACCACAAGGGACCCTGGGGTCCCGTCCACGGCGTGATGATCCACCACACCGTCACCGAGGGCAGCGCGGAAACGGTGGAACTGTGCCGCGACGGCTACCCGGCGCTGCCCGGGCCCCTGTGCCACGGCGTGATCACGAAGGACGGCACGGTCCACCTGGTCGGCTACGGCCGCGCCAATCACGCCGGGCTCGGCGACGACGAGGTGCTGCGCGCGGTGATCGCCGAGAGGGGGCTGCCGCCGGACAACGAGGCGAACACCGACGGCAACCGGCACTTCTACGGCTTCGAGTGCGAGAACCTCGGCGACGGGGAGGACCCCTGGCCGCAGGCCCAGCTAGACGCGATCGAACGGGCCGCAGCGGCGGTGTGCCGGCACCACGGGTGGACGGAACGGTCGGTCATCGGGCACCTGGAGTGGCAGCCGGGCAAGGTGGATCCCCGGGGGTTCACGATGGCGTGGCTGAGGGAGCGGGTGCGGGAACGGCTGAAGGACTGA
- a CDS encoding 1-aminocyclopropane-1-carboxylate deaminase/D-cysteine desulfhydrase — protein MGSVTSPDPLAPRLPSPLHGIRDDRFARRGVRLLLKRDDLVHPELVGNKWRKLAPNIAAARGRPLVTFGGAYSNHLRATAAAGRLLGLPTTGVVRGQELADRPLNPSLARCAADGMRLHFVDRTTYRRKNEPATLAAILRAAGAEGAYVVPEGGSNVEAVRGCRALGEELRGHADLVAVACGTGGTLAGLAAGLAPAQRALGVPVLRGGFLEAAVQTLQEEAFGARSGTWSLADRFHCGGYARTTPDLLAFAQDFEQRHGLPVERLYVAKLLYGLLTLAEEGAFARGTTIAAVVTGRPDPEGGR, from the coding sequence ATGGGGTCCGTGACCAGCCCTGACCCGCTCGCCCCCCGCCTCCCCTCCCCGCTGCACGGGATACGTGACGACCGTTTCGCCCGGCGCGGAGTGCGGTTGCTGCTCAAGCGGGACGACCTCGTCCACCCGGAGCTGGTCGGCAACAAGTGGCGCAAGCTCGCGCCCAACATCGCCGCGGCGCGCGGCCGCCCGTTGGTCACCTTCGGCGGGGCGTACTCCAACCACCTGCGGGCCACCGCCGCGGCAGGCCGGCTGCTCGGTCTGCCGACCACCGGCGTGGTCCGCGGCCAGGAGCTGGCCGACCGCCCGCTCAACCCGTCCCTGGCCCGGTGCGCGGCCGACGGCATGCGCCTGCACTTCGTGGACAGAACGACGTACCGGCGCAAGAACGAGCCTGCGACCCTGGCCGCCATCCTGCGCGCGGCCGGCGCCGAAGGGGCGTACGTCGTTCCCGAAGGCGGCAGCAACGTCGAGGCGGTACGCGGCTGTCGCGCCCTCGGCGAGGAACTGCGCGGCCACGCGGACCTCGTCGCGGTCGCCTGCGGCACCGGCGGCACCCTCGCCGGCCTGGCCGCCGGGCTGGCGCCCGCTCAGCGCGCGCTCGGCGTGCCGGTTCTCAGGGGCGGCTTCCTGGAAGCCGCCGTACAGACCCTCCAGGAAGAGGCCTTCGGTGCCCGCAGCGGCACCTGGTCCCTGGCCGACCGCTTCCACTGCGGGGGTTACGCCCGTACGACACCGGACCTGCTTGCCTTCGCACAGGACTTCGAGCAGCGGCACGGACTGCCCGTGGAGCGTCTCTATGTCGCCAAGTTGCTGTACGGACTCCTCACCCTGGCGGAGGAGGGCGCCTTCGCGCGCGGGACGACGATCGCCGCCGTGGTGACCGGGCGGCCGGACCCGGAGGGCGGGCGCTAA
- a CDS encoding Na+/H+ antiporter, which produces MDVMPLLLLVAGSAAVAAAARRTPAPAPLLLVAVGLVVSGIPGVPSYTLDPHIVLPLLLPPLLYTSASDSSYLSLRAQLRPVALLSVGYVLFATLVVGWAAYLIVPGLPLPAALVLGAVVAPPDAVAATAVARRAGLPSRITTILQGESLLNDATAITAYKVALGAAVGAGATWAGGIRDFLLASVGGVGIGLVLMAPLHWLRTHLTEPLLQNTLSLLIPFVAYGVAEQAHASGVLAVVVVALYLGHRAWEVDFATRLQEEAVWKMVAFVLESAVFALIGLQLPIVLKRLGEYEGAAAVGYAVAVFLVVVVARFVWVYPAAFLPRMLSARIREREENPTWRGAMVTAWAGMRGVVSLAIAFAIPPTMADGPRNLVLFLTFTTVIGTLVVQGVTLPPLIRLLRFPARDRQAETLAEANAQAQASRAADGRLDELLEDERNALPPPLADRLRTVLERRRNAVWERLGQVNPVTGESVDDTYRRLSREMISAERDVFVKLRDRRHIDDEMLRALLRRLDLEEAAAFREAG; this is translated from the coding sequence ATGGACGTGATGCCGCTGCTGTTGCTGGTGGCGGGCAGTGCCGCGGTGGCCGCGGCGGCCCGGCGCACTCCCGCGCCGGCGCCCCTGCTGCTGGTCGCGGTGGGGCTGGTGGTCTCGGGCATCCCCGGCGTGCCGTCCTACACCCTCGATCCGCACATCGTCCTGCCGTTGCTGCTGCCCCCGCTGCTGTACACCTCCGCCAGCGACAGCTCCTACCTCAGCCTGCGTGCCCAGTTGCGGCCGGTGGCGCTGCTGTCGGTCGGCTACGTGCTCTTCGCGACCCTGGTCGTCGGCTGGGCCGCCTACCTGATCGTGCCCGGGCTGCCGCTGCCCGCCGCCCTGGTGCTGGGCGCGGTGGTGGCACCGCCGGACGCGGTGGCCGCCACGGCGGTCGCGCGCCGGGCCGGCCTGCCCTCCCGGATCACCACCATCCTCCAGGGCGAGTCCCTGCTGAACGACGCCACCGCGATCACCGCCTACAAGGTGGCGCTCGGCGCGGCGGTCGGCGCGGGGGCCACCTGGGCGGGCGGGATCCGGGACTTCCTGCTCGCCTCGGTCGGCGGCGTGGGGATCGGCCTCGTCCTCATGGCGCCCCTGCACTGGCTGCGCACGCACCTGACCGAACCGCTCCTGCAGAACACGCTCTCCCTGCTGATCCCGTTCGTCGCCTACGGAGTCGCCGAGCAGGCCCACGCCTCGGGGGTGCTCGCGGTCGTGGTCGTCGCCCTCTACCTCGGCCACCGCGCGTGGGAGGTCGACTTCGCCACCCGGCTCCAGGAGGAGGCGGTGTGGAAGATGGTCGCCTTCGTGCTGGAGTCCGCGGTCTTCGCCCTGATCGGTCTCCAGTTGCCGATCGTCCTCAAACGGCTCGGGGAGTACGAGGGCGCCGCCGCCGTGGGGTACGCCGTCGCCGTCTTCCTGGTCGTCGTCGTGGCCCGGTTCGTCTGGGTCTATCCGGCCGCCTTCCTGCCCCGGATGCTGTCGGCGCGCATCAGGGAGCGGGAGGAGAACCCCACCTGGCGGGGCGCGATGGTCACCGCGTGGGCCGGCATGCGCGGTGTCGTCTCCCTGGCGATCGCCTTCGCCATCCCGCCGACCATGGCCGACGGCCCCCGCAACCTGGTCCTCTTCCTGACCTTCACCACCGTCATCGGCACCCTGGTCGTCCAGGGCGTGACCCTGCCCCCGCTGATCCGGCTGCTGCGGTTCCCCGCCCGCGACCGGCAGGCCGAGACCCTCGCCGAGGCCAACGCCCAGGCGCAGGCGTCCCGGGCCGCCGACGGCCGGCTGGACGAACTCCTCGAAGACGAGCGCAACGCCCTGCCGCCGCCGCTCGCCGACCGGCTGCGCACGGTCCTGGAGCGCCGCCGCAACGCCGTCTGGGAGCGGCTCGGCCAGGTCAACCCCGTCACCGGCGAGTCCGTGGACGACACCTACCGCCGGCTGTCCCGCGAGATGATCAGTGCCGAACGCGACGTCTTCGTCAAGCTCCGCGACCGTCGCCACATCGACGACGAGATGCTGCGCGCCCTGCTCAGACGCCTGGACCTGGAGGAGGCGGCGGCCTTCCGGGAGGCCGGTTAG
- a CDS encoding UBP-type zinc finger domain-containing protein, translating into MKQCTHADALPHPEPEPLGETCPECLRNGTHPVQLRLCLTCGHVGCCDSSAGRHATEHHERTGHPVMRTFEPGEDWRWCFVDHVLV; encoded by the coding sequence ATGAAACAGTGCACGCACGCCGACGCGCTGCCGCACCCGGAGCCGGAACCGCTCGGCGAGACCTGCCCGGAGTGCCTGCGCAACGGCACACACCCGGTGCAGTTGAGGCTGTGCCTCACCTGCGGCCACGTCGGCTGCTGCGACTCCTCGGCCGGACGTCACGCGACGGAGCACCATGAGCGGACCGGTCATCCGGTGATGCGGACGTTCGAGCCCGGCGAGGACTGGCGGTGGTGCTTCGTGGACCACGTCCTCGTGTGA
- a CDS encoding ATP-binding protein — protein sequence MSQIAGEPAANQDFVEVRLPAAGAYLSVLRTATAGLAARLDFTLDEIEDLRIAVDEACAILLQQAVPGSVLSCVFRLVDDSLEVTVSAPTTDGHAPSRDTFAWTVLSALAGKVSSAVDEDKTVSISLYKQRGAGPGPA from the coding sequence GTGTCCCAGATCGCAGGCGAGCCCGCGGCGAACCAGGACTTCGTGGAAGTCCGGCTGCCGGCGGCGGGTGCCTACCTGTCGGTGCTGCGGACGGCCACGGCCGGTCTGGCGGCCCGCTTGGACTTCACCCTGGACGAGATCGAGGACCTGCGCATCGCCGTGGACGAGGCCTGCGCGATCCTGCTCCAGCAAGCCGTGCCGGGCTCGGTGCTGAGCTGTGTCTTCCGGCTCGTGGACGACTCGCTGGAGGTCACGGTGTCGGCGCCGACCACCGACGGCCACGCTCCCTCGCGGGACACCTTCGCCTGGACCGTGCTGTCGGCCCTCGCGGGGAAGGTCTCGTCCGCCGTCGACGAGGACAAGACGGTGTCGATCAGCCTCTACAAACAGCGCGGCGCGGGTCCCGGGCCGGCGTGA
- a CDS encoding RNA polymerase sigma factor SigF, translated as MRDEERGTRERPTGDEGAPWSWESPRSGAVESGTGAETPGQGPRDGSRRMADGIDGIPEQARPHPEDGSAPAGDDGAAPAAPPEAPGDAGSAGRAGARARGRATGGTMSEHGRHADDDAPAAEAVHAAHHTPHDRSGARAMFVELRKLNAGSAEYAELRNQLVRMHLPLVEHLARRFRNRGEPLDDLTQVATIGLIKSVDRFDPERGVEFSTYATPTVVGEIKRHFRDKGWAVRVPRRLQELRLSLTTATAELSQLHGRSPTVHELAEKLAISEEEVLEGLESANAYSTLSLDVPDTDDESPAVADTLGAEDEALEGVEYRESLKPLLEDLPPREKRILLLRFFGNMTQSQIAQEVGISQMHVSRLLARTLAQLREKLLVEE; from the coding sequence GTGCGGGACGAAGAGCGCGGCACGCGGGAGCGGCCGACCGGGGACGAGGGCGCCCCCTGGTCATGGGAGTCCCCCCGCTCGGGCGCAGTCGAGAGTGGCACAGGGGCCGAGACCCCGGGGCAGGGTCCCCGGGACGGCTCCCGGCGCATGGCGGACGGCATCGACGGCATCCCCGAGCAGGCCAGACCGCACCCGGAGGACGGCTCCGCGCCGGCCGGTGACGACGGTGCCGCACCGGCCGCGCCGCCGGAGGCACCCGGTGATGCCGGCTCCGCAGGCCGCGCGGGGGCGAGGGCTCGGGGAAGGGCTACGGGCGGGACGATGAGCGAGCACGGGCGACACGCCGATGACGACGCGCCGGCCGCGGAGGCCGTGCATGCCGCGCACCACACCCCGCACGACCGCAGCGGGGCACGCGCGATGTTCGTGGAGCTGCGCAAGCTGAACGCGGGCAGCGCGGAGTACGCGGAACTGCGCAACCAGCTCGTCCGCATGCACCTGCCGCTCGTGGAGCACCTGGCGCGCCGGTTCCGCAACCGCGGCGAGCCGCTGGACGACCTCACCCAGGTCGCCACGATCGGTCTGATCAAGTCCGTCGACCGGTTCGACCCGGAGCGCGGCGTGGAGTTCTCCACGTACGCCACTCCGACCGTGGTCGGCGAGATCAAACGGCACTTCCGCGACAAGGGCTGGGCGGTGCGGGTGCCGCGCCGGCTCCAGGAGCTGCGGCTGTCGCTGACGACCGCGACGGCCGAGCTGTCCCAGCTACACGGCCGCTCCCCGACGGTGCACGAGCTGGCCGAGAAGCTCGCCATCTCCGAGGAGGAGGTCCTGGAGGGCCTGGAGTCGGCGAACGCGTACTCCACGCTGTCCCTGGACGTCCCCGACACGGACGACGAGTCCCCGGCGGTCGCCGACACCCTGGGCGCGGAGGACGAGGCGCTGGAGGGCGTGGAGTACCGCGAGTCCCTCAAGCCGCTGCTGGAGGACCTGCCGCCGCGCGAGAAGCGGATCCTGCTGCTGCGCTTCTTCGGGAACATGACCCAGTCGCAGATCGCGCAGGAGGTCGGCATCTCCCAGATGCACGTCTCCCGGCTGCTGGCCCGCACCCTGGCCCAGCTACGGGAGAAGCTCCTCGTCGAGGAGTGA
- a CDS encoding diacylglycerol/lipid kinase family protein, whose product MRALLVVNPAATTTSARRRDVLIHALASEMKLEAVTTEYRGHARDLGRQAAESDDIDLVVALGGDGTVNEVVNGLLHAGPDPERLPGLAVVPGGSTNVFARALGLPNDPVEATGALLDALREGSERIVGLGLTSGPPGTEDEAVPARWFTFNAGLGFDAGVVGRVEQQRERGKKSTHALYVRQVIRQFLGDSNRRHGTITLERPGADPVEDLVVAIVSNTSPWTYLGNRPMYTSPMASFDAGIDVLGLSRLSTAAVARYGTQLLTSSPERGPHGKHAVALHDQDQFTLHSKAPLPLQMDGDHLGLRTSVTFTGVRRALRVIV is encoded by the coding sequence ATGCGTGCACTTCTCGTGGTCAATCCGGCGGCAACCACCACAAGCGCACGCAGGCGTGATGTCCTGATCCACGCGCTGGCGAGCGAGATGAAGCTGGAGGCGGTCACCACCGAGTACCGCGGCCATGCGCGCGACCTCGGCCGGCAGGCGGCGGAGAGCGACGACATCGACCTGGTGGTGGCGCTCGGCGGTGACGGCACGGTCAACGAGGTCGTCAACGGTCTGCTGCACGCGGGCCCCGACCCGGAGCGGCTGCCCGGTCTTGCGGTCGTCCCCGGCGGCTCCACGAACGTCTTCGCGCGCGCCCTGGGTCTGCCCAACGACCCGGTCGAGGCCACCGGTGCGCTGCTGGACGCGCTGCGCGAGGGCAGTGAGCGCATCGTCGGCCTCGGCTTGACCTCGGGCCCGCCGGGCACCGAGGACGAGGCGGTGCCGGCCCGCTGGTTCACCTTCAACGCCGGGCTGGGGTTCGACGCGGGCGTGGTGGGGCGGGTCGAGCAGCAGCGCGAGCGCGGGAAGAAGTCGACGCACGCGCTCTACGTCCGCCAGGTGATCCGGCAGTTCCTCGGTGACTCGAACCGCCGGCACGGCACGATCACGCTCGAGCGGCCCGGTGCGGACCCGGTCGAGGACCTCGTGGTCGCCATAGTCTCGAACACGTCCCCGTGGACGTATCTCGGCAATCGCCCGATGTACACGTCCCCCATGGCGTCGTTCGACGCCGGTATCGATGTGCTCGGTCTCAGCCGTCTGTCGACGGCCGCGGTTGCCCGGTATGGCACCCAGTTGCTCACTTCGTCCCCCGAGCGCGGACCCCATGGCAAGCACGCCGTCGCGCTGCACGATCAGGACCAGTTCACCTTGCATTCGAAGGCGCCCCTGCCCCTTCAGATGGACGGCGACCACCTCGGGCTGCGAACGAGCGTGACGTTCACAGGCGTACGCCGTGCACTGCGTGTGATTGTGTGA
- a CDS encoding WhiB family transcriptional regulator, whose product MDWRHNAVCREEDPELFFPIGNTGPALLQIEEAKAVCRRCPVIEQCLQWALESGQDSGVWGGLSEDERRAMKRRAARNRARQASA is encoded by the coding sequence ATGGACTGGCGTCACAACGCCGTTTGCCGCGAGGAAGACCCCGAGCTCTTCTTCCCCATCGGCAACACCGGTCCTGCGCTGCTGCAGATCGAGGAAGCCAAGGCCGTCTGCCGCCGCTGCCCGGTGATCGAGCAGTGTCTGCAGTGGGCGCTCGAGTCCGGTCAGGACTCCGGCGTCTGGGGTGGTCTCAGCGAGGACGAGCGCCGTGCCATGAAGCGCCGCGCCGCCCGCAACCGGGCCCGTCAGGCCTCCGCCTGA